The following is a genomic window from Sphingobacterium spiritivorum.
CATTATGGGTTACAATGACAAATGTTTGTTGAATCTTATCCCTTAAATCAAAAAACAACTGATGTAAGGCAGCAGCATTTTCGGAATCCAGATTACCGGAGGGTTCGTCCGCAAGTACGATAGAGGGTTTATTAATCAAGGCTCTCGCTACAGATACACGCTGCTGTTCTCCTCCTGACATAGCCGAAGGTTTGTGTGTGGCACGATGAGCCACGCCTAACATCTCCAACAGCTGCATGGCACTTGTTTCCGCCTCCTTTTTGGGTACACCGTTTATAAATGCCGGGATACAGACATTTTCCAGCGCAGTAAACTCTGGCAGCAAGTGATGAAACTGAAATACAAATCCGATGTGCTTATTGCGAAAAGCACTCAGTTTCTTCTCGTTCAATCCGCTGACCTTAATGCCATCGATCCATACTTCTCCGGACTCGGGACGATCTAATGTACCGATAATATGCAGTAAAGTACTTTTTCCGGCTCCGGAGGCACCTACTATAGTCACAATCTCTGCTTTTTCGACTTCCAGATCTACTCCCTTCA
Proteins encoded in this region:
- a CDS encoding ABC transporter ATP-binding protein, whose product is MLQAKGIYKAYGDLPILKGVDLEVEKAEIVTIVGASGAGKSTLLHIIGTLDRPESGEVWIDGIKVSGLNEKKLSAFRNKHIGFVFQFHHLLPEFTALENVCIPAFINGVPKKEAETSAMQLLEMLGVAHRATHKPSAMSGGEQQRVSVARALINKPSIVLADEPSGNLDSENAAALHQLFFDLRDKIQQTFVIVTHNDELANISDRTIHMRDGNIV